TGATTTTCTGAAGCCTGCTTTTTTCACTAAAAAAGCAGATCGGCTTTTATCGGGCAGTCGTTTAGAGAGATTGGCGTATGATTGGGGGTTGGAAGATGATGTTGGTCGCCAGATGAAAGATGTGCTTGAGTTGCAGACAAGACATTATGTTCAGGCTCTTGGGGTAAAAAATGGTTATGCAGATGATTAGTCGGTTTTGGTTTTCAAATTAGGATTTTCTTTTAGTTTGCTTTTAAACTGTTCCTGGTTCTTTGGGTTGCAGGCTCGTTTTTTGCGAGCCTGGGATTTATGTGGCCTTGGTCTAGGAGTTGTATTTGCCAAATTCTTTTCGTTGGATAAGTGTTGCTTTTACCACGAAAAGTAGCGCAATTCCTATGTATAGCACTAGATATACGAAATTCTGGAAGTTTGGTACTGGGGTGTTTATTTGTCCTCTGGATTTTAGTATTGATATTGTTAATAGTACTGTGCTAAATACGACGCCTACTAAAGCTCCAATAACTAAAATTTCCCTTTGTCTCTTGTCGAACGGATTGTCTTGATGGAATGCGCTTATTCCGTCTCGTAGCGCTGCACAAAATAGTGCAAGGCAGGCGAACGGCCATGCAGATAACGACTTTATCTCTTCTTGACTGCCTCCGAAGGACATTATTACAAGTATCCAGACTGCTACAGGTAAAAGAACAAAGACGGTTTCATAGATGGCCTTCATGGTTGTGGAGAAGTACATTGAGTATTTATTCTGTTCTGGCATTCTATTGCTCAATTTTGAATTGTTGGGTTGTTCTTTCTGAGGCTTGGTCAAGGAGTTCTACTAATTCATCTGACCTCAAGTGCGTATAGCGTTTTAGCATCTGCATTGATTTGTGCCCACTTATTGCTGCTACTTGCTGGTCTGAGAACTTACCAGTCTCAACAAGGCAGCTCACCGCCTCATGACGAAGATCGTGAAAACGAAAATCCGCCATACCGAGTTTCTTCTTCATGTTGTTCCAGACCTTGGAAAACACATATGGGCGTCGCTTGTCATCCTTACCTGGTTCGCCAAAGAAAACTAAGTCCGTGTCGGTCGGCCGCGCAGGGTTATCCATCGCCTCGGTAATCGCAGCTGTCGCCAGAGTGCTGAGAGGTACAGAGCGGTGCTCACCATTTTTGGTGTCTGAGAGCGTCACTACGCGCTTTTTGAGGTTGACTTGGTGGCGACGCAGTGTCGTGATCTCTGAAGAGCGCATACCGGTTTCTAGGGCGATTCTGACGATCCAGCCGAGCATGGGGTTGTGATAGGCGTTTACGGCTTTGAGAAGGCGTATTTTTTCCTCTGGAGCGAGGCGTCTATTCCTTCCTGGTCCAGGACTTGGCTTGCGGATGTTTGCTACCGGATTTTGTGGAAGGCCGATACGCCACTCTTGAATGGCTACTGTGAACAGATTGCTGAGTAGAGCGAGCTCAAGGCGCACCGTGTTCGCGCTGACGTTCCCGGGGATGATCAGGCTATCTTTCTTGAGCTTCGTGCGTACAGGCTCGTTCAATCGCTTGTCGCGGTAGCCGGCGACGATATCTGGAGTTAATGCGGCGAGTGAGTATTTTCCCAGAAGACGGATTAGCGGTTCGGCCTTGGTCTTCTCGGCTTTTTGAGTAGAGGCTTTTTTGGAGGGGGTGACTTCGAGGAGGTAGCGACGCAGGGCGGCTTCTAAAGTCATTTTTTCTGAGAGGGTGCGACGGACGTACATCCCGCGGACCATTTCGTCCTCGGTGCTACGAGCCCAGTCTTCGGCATCACGTTTGGTTCGGAAGGTCTTGGAAGCTGTAGGCCATCCTTGCTTACGGATGATTGCTTTCCATGTTGCTGAGGGAGTCTTTACTATTGTCGCCATCGCTGTCTCCAGAGCTTACGTATCGGCACTGTACCGAAACTGTACCTCTGGAGCGAGGGACTAAAGGCTTAGTGTTGCGCTAAGCCTTGAAATTAGTGGTGCCCAGAGACGGAATCGAACCGCCGACACGGGGATTTTCAATCCCCTGCTCTACCGACTGAGCTATCTGGGCAACGGGGCGCATTAAACGGGTTTTTCAGGGGGTCGTCAAGCAAGTTTTCAAAAAATATTTAATTATTACCGTCGCTTACGTGCCGACCCCGAATTTTGATCAATTATTGAGCAGGCGGCACGTAGCCGTCGGCCTTGGCGTAATCCTCGCCGGAAAAGAACTTGTCCATCTCGCCCGCCAGGTATTTACGATCTTCGGCGTTCATCATGTTCAGGCGTTTTTCGTTGATCAGCAGGGTCTGGTGTTTCAGCCAATCACCCCAGGCTTGGGCGGATATGTGTTCGAAAATGTCCTGGCCCTTGGCACCTGGGTACGGAGGGCGATCCAGGCCTGGCAATTCTTCTTTGTACTTGCGGCACATTACGGTGCGGGTCATGACGGAACTCCTGCGTTCAATACTTCAGCCGCGCGCTTCAGCAGTTTTTTCACCGGGGCGGCAAGGCCCAGGCGCGGCGGGGTGGCGAGGTTATACCAGAGCCAGTCGGCCTCGGCCACGTGATGGGCGGATTCCTCGACCTGGACCAGCCAGGGTTCGATGGCCAGCTGGAAATGGCTGAAGGTGTGGACCAGCCCCGGCAGTTCATGCGGTTTGCCCAGTTCGAGCGCGTGCTGGTTAGCCAGGTGTTCCAGGTCTTGCAGGTCATCGAGCTCCGGCAAGCTCCACAAACCGCCCCACAGGCCCGTGGAGGGGCGACGGTAAAGCAGAATCGCGCCCTCGGCATTGGCCAGCATCGGCATCAGCGTGCGCTTTTGCGGGATGGTCTTGCGCGGCTTGGGGATCGGATAGCGCGTCTCCAGGCCGAGCATGTGGGCTTCGCAGCCTTTTTCCAGCGGGCACAGCAGGCATTTGGGT
The sequence above is a segment of the Pseudomonas sp. R76 genome. Coding sequences within it:
- a CDS encoding site-specific integrase, whose protein sequence is MATIVKTPSATWKAIIRKQGWPTASKTFRTKRDAEDWARSTEDEMVRGMYVRRTLSEKMTLEAALRRYLLEVTPSKKASTQKAEKTKAEPLIRLLGKYSLAALTPDIVAGYRDKRLNEPVRTKLKKDSLIIPGNVSANTVRLELALLSNLFTVAIQEWRIGLPQNPVANIRKPSPGPGRNRRLAPEEKIRLLKAVNAYHNPMLGWIVRIALETGMRSSEITTLRRHQVNLKKRVVTLSDTKNGEHRSVPLSTLATAAITEAMDNPARPTDTDLVFFGEPGKDDKRRPYVFSKVWNNMKKKLGMADFRFHDLRHEAVSCLVETGKFSDQQVAAISGHKSMQMLKRYTHLRSDELVELLDQASERTTQQFKIEQ
- a CDS encoding oxidative damage protection protein, which codes for MTRTVMCRKYKEELPGLDRPPYPGAKGQDIFEHISAQAWGDWLKHQTLLINEKRLNMMNAEDRKYLAGEMDKFFSGEDYAKADGYVPPAQ